Proteins encoded in a region of the Zea mays cultivar B73 chromosome 4, Zm-B73-REFERENCE-NAM-5.0, whole genome shotgun sequence genome:
- the LOC103652785 gene encoding uncharacterized protein isoform X3 — protein sequence MGSKAPFCLTLLLLLAAACGPAAHAHDAVELPHHGSALKEQISSTKIPARLKSGSGLCSACENFTSEAVTYLGKEQTQDRIMEFLHDACSQSFSFEQKCVELMDSYATLLFAKITEIRPEAFCKRYGLCRDTALLSGVGSDSTCVFCHHLLDEIMSKLKDPDAEFEIIQILVKECNKIEGHVQQTM from the exons ATGGGTTCCAAAGCGCCTTTCTGTCTCACGCTCCTCTTGCTGCTCGCCGCGGCCTGTGGACCTGCAGCACATGCCCACGATGCTG TCGAGCTCCCGCATCATGGCTCAGCCTTGAAGGAACAGATTTCTTCAACCAAGATTCCTGCCCGTCTCAAGAGTGGCAGCGGACTATGCTCGGCCTGTGAAAACTTCACGAGCGAAGCCGTCACTTATCTCGGCAAGGAACAGACACAGGACAGGATCATGGAGTTCCTTCATGATGCTTGCTCCCAATCATTCTCCTTTGAACAGAAG TGTGTCGAGCTGATGGACTCTTATGCGACTCTCCTGTTTGCCAAGATCACGGAGATCAGACCGGAAGCGTTCTGCAAACGGTATGGCCTGTGCAGGGACACGGCTCTTCTCTCTGGTGTGGGAAGTGACAGCACGTGTGTGTTCTGCCACCATCTGCTCGATGAAATCATGTCCAAACTGAAAGATCCAGATGCGGAG TTTGAGATAATTCAGATTCTTGTCAAGGAGTGCAATAAGATCGAAGGTCACGTCCAGCAG ACAATGTGA
- the LOC103652785 gene encoding uncharacterized protein isoform X2, whose protein sequence is MGSKAPFCLTLLLLLAAACGPAAHAHDAVELPHHGSALKEQISSTKIPARLKSGSGLCSACENFTSEAVTYLGKEQTQDRIMEFLHDACSQSFSFEQKCVELMDSYATLLFAKITEIRPEAFCKRYGLCRDTALLSGVGSDSTCVFCHHLLDEIMSKLKDPDAEFEIIQILVKECNKIEGHVQQTILLQTM, encoded by the exons ATGGGTTCCAAAGCGCCTTTCTGTCTCACGCTCCTCTTGCTGCTCGCCGCGGCCTGTGGACCTGCAGCACATGCCCACGATGCTG TCGAGCTCCCGCATCATGGCTCAGCCTTGAAGGAACAGATTTCTTCAACCAAGATTCCTGCCCGTCTCAAGAGTGGCAGCGGACTATGCTCGGCCTGTGAAAACTTCACGAGCGAAGCCGTCACTTATCTCGGCAAGGAACAGACACAGGACAGGATCATGGAGTTCCTTCATGATGCTTGCTCCCAATCATTCTCCTTTGAACAGAAG TGTGTCGAGCTGATGGACTCTTATGCGACTCTCCTGTTTGCCAAGATCACGGAGATCAGACCGGAAGCGTTCTGCAAACGGTATGGCCTGTGCAGGGACACGGCTCTTCTCTCTGGTGTGGGAAGTGACAGCACGTGTGTGTTCTGCCACCATCTGCTCGATGAAATCATGTCCAAACTGAAAGATCCAGATGCGGAG TTTGAGATAATTCAGATTCTTGTCAAGGAGTGCAATAAGATCGAAGGTCACGTCCAGCAG ACGATATTGTTGCAG ACAATGTGA
- the LOC103652785 gene encoding uncharacterized protein isoform X1 yields the protein MGSKAPFCLTLLLLLAAACGPAAHAHDAVELPHHGSALKEQISSTKIPARLKSGSGLCSACENFTSEAVTYLGKEQTQDRIMEFLHDACSQSFSFEQKCVELMDSYATLLFAKITEIRPEAFCKRYGLCRDTALLSGVGSDSTCVFCHHLLDEIMSKLKDPDAEFEIIQILVKECNKIEGHVQQVGFLALPLSL from the exons ATGGGTTCCAAAGCGCCTTTCTGTCTCACGCTCCTCTTGCTGCTCGCCGCGGCCTGTGGACCTGCAGCACATGCCCACGATGCTG TCGAGCTCCCGCATCATGGCTCAGCCTTGAAGGAACAGATTTCTTCAACCAAGATTCCTGCCCGTCTCAAGAGTGGCAGCGGACTATGCTCGGCCTGTGAAAACTTCACGAGCGAAGCCGTCACTTATCTCGGCAAGGAACAGACACAGGACAGGATCATGGAGTTCCTTCATGATGCTTGCTCCCAATCATTCTCCTTTGAACAGAAG TGTGTCGAGCTGATGGACTCTTATGCGACTCTCCTGTTTGCCAAGATCACGGAGATCAGACCGGAAGCGTTCTGCAAACGGTATGGCCTGTGCAGGGACACGGCTCTTCTCTCTGGTGTGGGAAGTGACAGCACGTGTGTGTTCTGCCACCATCTGCTCGATGAAATCATGTCCAAACTGAAAGATCCAGATGCGGAG TTTGAGATAATTCAGATTCTTGTCAAGGAGTGCAATAAGATCGAAGGTCACGTCCAGCAGGTAGGCTTTTTGGCTCTTCCTCTGTCCTTGTGA